The proteins below are encoded in one region of Mya arenaria isolate MELC-2E11 chromosome 15, ASM2691426v1:
- the LOC128220045 gene encoding galactoside alpha-(1,2)-fucosyltransferase 1-like has product MTCFEIFWLKYGQHKGRTFTEKRRNSVNDESDSYVASKNKSCDTFIPSTKQMREGINGETHPVCNAACRRKSCNTYMSFKGPQGRAGNLMFQIAALIGVAKRRGFTPQLRYNHFMFEWFQMSRLYVNVSAVNETNVGEEKYGTYQRAVESLDGGQNWTLGGYRQSWKYFDNAKDEVRKIFTLKAEFTDKANAFLHNISSTGVVNVCVHVRRGDITSDANVKLGYVPSDATYLKRSMEYFRSMFRKKTVHFVFISNGMEWCKSITSGPDVYYSPFKEAVLDFALMVCCDHVIITIGSFGWWGAWLSGGITVYDSSWPTNDTYVGEGMNRSDYYPEHWIGL; this is encoded by the exons ATGACATGTTTTGAGATATTCTGGCTGAAGTACGGACAACACAAGGGACGAACATTTACTGAAAAACGACGGAATTCAGTCAATGACGAATCAGATAGTTACGTTGCGAGCAAAAACAAATCTTGCGACACATTCATTCCATCCACTAAACAAATGCGGGAGGGCATAAATGGTGAAACGCATCCAGTGTGTAACGCTGCTTGTAGAAGAAAATCTTGTAACACATATATGTCATTCAAGGGTCCTCAAGGTAGGGCTGGAAACCTTATGTTTCAAATAGCGGCCTTGATCGGAGTGGCCAAAAGACGAGGTTTCACGCCACAGTTGCGGTACAATCATTTCATGTTTGAATGGTTCCAAATGTCGCGGCTTTACGTTAACGTGTCTGCAGTTAACGAAACAAACGTCGGTGAAGAAAAGTATGGTACGTATCAGAGAGCGGTGGAGTCTTTAGATGGTGGTCAGAATTGGACGCTAGGTGGTTATCGTCAAAGTTGGAAATATTTCGACAATGCAAAGGATGAAGTGcgaaaaatatttactttgaaagcTGAATTCACGGACAAAGCAAACGCATTTCTGCATAATATATCATCAACAG GTGTAGTAAATGTGTGTGTGCACGTTCGAAGAGGCGATATAACATCAGATGCTAACGTCAAACTAGGTTATGTTCCGTCGGACGCAACATACCTAAAAAGATCTATGGAATACTTCAGAAGCATGTTTCGAAAGAAGACAGTCCACTTTGTGTTCATCAGTAATGGTATGGAATGGTGCAAAAGCATTACGTCAGGACCCGACGTGTATTACTCCCCTTTTAAAGAAGCCGTCCTAGACTTTGCACTCATGGTTTGTTGTGATCACGTGATTATAACCATCGGGTCATTTGGTTGGTGGGGGGCTTGGCTATCTGGTGGAATAACCGTGTATGACTCGTCGTGGCCAACAAACGATACATATGTTGGTGAGGGTATGAACAGAAGTGATTATTATCCAGAACACTGGATAGGTCTATAA